Proteins encoded within one genomic window of Triticum aestivum cultivar Chinese Spring chromosome 2D, IWGSC CS RefSeq v2.1, whole genome shotgun sequence:
- the LOC123051230 gene encoding uncharacterized protein yields the protein MAAPRALVLCVLLAIAVAHAEAASVVVGLAKCADCTRKNMKAGEAFKAVQVVIKCKNSAGEYESKAVGGLDGTGAFSVPLVADLHGADCVAQLHSAASNAPCPGQEPSKIVPLSEGTTFGFVAGENTATPSAASLECASMTLCGPIKKHIIEHFHHKKPVPPKPELKPQPHPDYGPMPKPEPKPQPHPDYHPVPPTPTYGSGGGGGGYHGHH from the coding sequence ATGGCAGCTCCGAGAGCACTCGTCCTCTGCGTCCTGCTGGCGATCGCCGTCGCCCACGCCGAGGCGGCGTCAGTCGTCGTCGGTCTGGCCAAGTGCGCCGACTGCACCAGGAAGAACATGAAGGCCGGGGAAGCCTTCAAGGCTGTGCAGGTGGTGATCAAGTGCAAGAACAGCGCCGGCGAGTACGAGAGCAAGGCGGTGGGCGGCCTCGATGGCACCGGCGCCTTCAGCGTGCCCCTCGTCGCCGACCTTCATGGCGCCGACTGTGTCGCGCAGCTCCACAGCGCCGCCTCCAACGCGCCCTGCCCCGGCCAGGAGCCGTCCAAGATCGTGCCGCTGTCCGAGGGCACCACCTTCGGCTTCGTCGCTGGCGAGAACACCGCCACGCCGTCCGCGGCATCGCTGGAGTGCGCGTCCATGACCCTGTGCGGGCCGATCAAGAAGCACATCATCGAGCACTTCCACCACAAGAAGCCCGTGCCGCCCAAgccggagctcaagccccagccccACCCGGACTACGGCCCCATGCCTAAGCCGGAGCCGAAGCCGCAGCCCCACCCAGACTACCACCCCGTCCCTCCCACGCCCACCTACGgtagcggtggcggcggtggtggatacCACGGGCACCACTGA